The following are encoded in a window of Euwallacea fornicatus isolate EFF26 chromosome 21, ASM4011564v1, whole genome shotgun sequence genomic DNA:
- the LOC136345861 gene encoding migration and invasion enhancer 1 isoform X1, with protein sequence MENITVEVEYCNKCGYFLKFEELKQHITEQHSDIEVVGREGRRGSFEVKINDSLVHSKLQTLAYPDYADLANLIGDAKLGKEVKGPCKQQPITSCVVA encoded by the exons atggaaaatattacagttGAAGTAGAATATTG CAACAAATGTGGgtactttttaaagtttgaagaattGAAACAGCACATTACTGAACAACATTCGGATATCGAGGTAGTAGGACGTGAAGGGCGACGAG GCTCatttgaagtaaaaataaatgattcgCTGGTTCACTCAAAACTGCAAACTTTGGCATATCCTGATTATGCGGACTTAGCCAATTTAATTGGTGACGCCAAACTGGGGAAAGAAGTTAAAGGTCCTTGCAAACAACAACCAATTACGTCTTGCGTGGTTGCCTAA
- the LOC136345861 gene encoding migration and invasion enhancer 1 isoform X2, producing the protein MENITVEVEYCNKCGYFLKFEELKQHITEQHSDIEVVGREGRRVKINDSLVHSKLQTLAYPDYADLANLIGDAKLGKEVKGPCKQQPITSCVVA; encoded by the exons atggaaaatattacagttGAAGTAGAATATTG CAACAAATGTGGgtactttttaaagtttgaagaattGAAACAGCACATTACTGAACAACATTCGGATATCGAGGTAGTAGGACGTGAAGGGCGACGAG taaaaataaatgattcgCTGGTTCACTCAAAACTGCAAACTTTGGCATATCCTGATTATGCGGACTTAGCCAATTTAATTGGTGACGCCAAACTGGGGAAAGAAGTTAAAGGTCCTTGCAAACAACAACCAATTACGTCTTGCGTGGTTGCCTAA
- the Top3beta gene encoding DNA topoisomerase 3-beta-1 isoform X2, whose amino-acid sequence MASVAKSMNGNVYSDSVTYRAKFSAITEKDINAAFNNLTKPNENEAKSVDARQELDLRIGCAFTRFQTKFFQGKYGDLDATLISYGPCQTPTLGFCVQRHDEIQSFKPETYWVVQVSAVTKDNQDVPLEWERVRSFDKDVANMFLGLIKQETQGRVVSVVSKEKIKPRPIALNTVELMRVASSGLAMGPQHAMQIAERLYIQGYISYPRTETTKYPENFDLSGTLKQQANNPEWSKEVKAILEQGISRPKSGHDAGDHPPITPMKTATRNELDGDAWKLYDYITRHFIGTLAKDCRFLSTVIKIIINREVFYITGKTLIDPGYTDIMTWQAFGKNEIVPNFSENELIPIQNACLTEHQTAPPDYLTEAELITLMEKHGIGTDASIPVHINNISQRNYVTVTPGRKLKPTTLGIVLVHGYQKIDAELVLPTMRSAVEEQLNLIAAGKANFNAVLKHTMDVFKLKFQFFVKNIDGMDHLFEVSFSPLSASGKAHSRCGKCRRYLKYIQAKPARLHCPHCDETYSLPQNGTVKLFRELKCPLDDFELLCWTTGNKGRSFVFCPYCYNNPPFKDMKKGNGCNSCTHPTCAYSLNTNGVINCAECEYGILVLDPSSGPKWKLGCNRCDTIINLFDDAQKITILDENCDCGAQLVNVEYKSEKSKLPNRVTDMKGCVFCSAEFSKLVDRPKVAVVSRPPRPFRGGKAAGGRGGRGAGGGKGRGKPKDKMAQLAAYFV is encoded by the exons ATGGCTTCTGTTGCCAAGAGTATGAATGGGAATGTATACTCAGATAGTGTAACATATAGGGCAAAGTTCTCAGCTATTACAGAGAAAGATATTAACGCAGCTTTTAATAATCTCA cCAAACCAAATGAAAACGAAGCCAAAAGTGTGGACGCACGTCAAGAACTAGACCTTCGCATTGGCTGCGCCTTTACCCGCTTTCAAACTAAATTCTTCCAAGGGAAATATGGCGATTTAGACGCCACTCTTATTTCTTATGGACCATGTCAAACACCCACTCTTGGTTTTTGTGTACAGCGACATGACGAAATTCAGTCTTTTAAACCTGAAACTTACTGGGTGGTTCAAGTTTCTGCAGTAACAAAGGATAATCAGGACGTTCCTTTAGAATGGGAAAGGGTTCGGAGCTTTGATAAAGATGTTGCAAATATGTTTTTGGGCTTAATCAAGCAGGAAACACAGGGAAG GGTTGTGAGCGTTGTAtcaaaagagaaaattaaacCTCGACCTATTGCTTTGAATACTGTAGAACTAATGAGAGTTGCCAGTTCTGGATTGGCAATGGGCCCTCAACATGCGATGCAAATAGCTGAAAGATTGTACATACAGGGATACATCAGTTATCCCCGTACTGAAACCACAAAATATCcggaaaatttcgatttgtc AGGTACCTTAAAACAACAGGCAAATAATCCAGAGTGGAGTAAAGAGGTTAAAGCGATTTTAGAACAGGGTATCAGCAGACCAAAATCTGGTCATGATGCAG GTGACCATCCACCTATAACTCCGATGAAAACTGCCACTAGAAATGAACTAGATGGTGACGCTTGGAAACTATACGACTACATAACACGACACTTTATTGGCACTTTGGCCAAAGATTGCCGGTTTCTAAGTACtgtaataaaaatcattatcaATAGGGAAGTATTTTATATTACCGGAAAAACTTTAATCGACCCCGGATATACTGACATCATGACTTGGCAA GCATTTGGTAAAAACGAAATTGTTCCAAACTTCTctgaaaatgaattaatacCAATACAAAATGCCTGTTTAACGGAACATCAAACAGCTCCTCCGGACTATTTAACTGAAGCAGAGCTTATAACATTGATGGAAAAACATGGAATTGGCACTGATGCGTCTATTCCCGttcatattaataatatatcgCAAAGGAATTATGTTACTGTTACTCCTGGCAGGAAATTAAAGCCCACGACTTTAGGCATCGTTTTAGTGCATGGTTATCAGAAG ATTGACGCAGAACTGGTTTTGCCTACTATGCGATCAGCAGTTGAGGAGCAACTGAATCTTATAGCTGCAGGAAAGGCCAACTTTAATGCGGTGCTAAAGCACACAATGgacgttttcaaattaaaatttcaattttttgttaaaaatatcgaCGGAATGGATCATCTCTTTGAAGTTTCATTTTCGCCTCTTAGCGCCTCAGGCAAGGCCCACTCTAG gTGTGGAAAATGTAGAAGATACCTGAAATATATCCAGGCTAAACCGGCAAGATTGCATTGTCCGCATTGCGACGAAACTTATAGTTTACCTCAAAACGGGACTGTAAAATTGTTCAGGGAACTGAAATGCCCTCTGGACGATTTTGAGCTGTTGTGCTGGACAACAGGCAATAAAGGAAGAAGCTTTGTTTTCTGTCCATATTGCTACAACAACCCTCCATTTAA AGATATGAAGAAGGGAAACGGATGTAATTCGTGTACCCATCCGACTTGTGCTTACAGTCTCAATACGAACGGAGTGATTAATTGTGCCGAATGTGAATATGGAATATTGGTTTTAGATCCCTCTTCTGGTCCCAAATGGAAGCTAGGTTGTAACAG ATGTGATacgataattaatttattcgaCGATGCCCAAAAAATCACGATCCTCGACGAAAACTGCGACTGCGGAGCGCAGCTCGTGAACGTCGAATACAAAagtgaaaaatcgaaattgcCCAATCGGGTCACCGATATGAAGGGATGTGTTTTCTGTAGCGCGGAATTTAGTAAGCTGGTCGATAGGCCTAAAGTGGCAGTTGTGAGCAGGCCTCCTCGCCCGTTTCG ggGTGGTAAAGCCGCCGGCGGCAGAGGGGGGCGGGGCGCTGGGGGTGGAAAAGGTAGGGGAAAACCCAAGGATAAAATGGCCCAACTGGCAGCTTATTTCGTTTAA
- the eRF1 gene encoding eukaryotic peptide chain release factor subunit 1 isoform X2 — protein sequence MSGEETSADRNVEIWKIKKLIKSLELARGNGTSMISLIIPPKDQISRVSKMLADEFGTASNIKSRVNRLSVLGAITSVQHRLKLYTKVPPNGLVIYCGTIVTDEGKEKKVNIDFEPFKPINTSLYLCDNKFHTEALTALLADDNKFGFIVMDGNGALFGTLQGNTREVLHKFTVDLPKKHGRGGQSALRFARLRMEKRHNYVRKVAEVATQLFITNDKPNIAGLILAGSADFKTELSQSDMFDPRLQAKVIKLVDVSYGGENGFNQAIELAAESLQNVKFIQEKKLIGRYFDEISQDTGKYCFGVEDTLRGLELGAVETLICWENLDIQRYVLKNHTTGTETVLHLTPEQEKDKSHFTDKESGVELELVECQPLLEWLANNYKNFGATLEIITDKSQEGSQFVRGFGGIGGILRYKVDFQSLQAEEPLDDFDLDDY from the exons ATGTCTGGTGAAGAGACATCAGCAGACCGCAACGTAGAAATATGGAAGATCAAGAAACTAATCAAAAGTTTGGAATTGGCAAGGGG aaatGGAACCAGTATGATTTCCCTTATAATACCCCCAAAGGATCAAATATCTAGAGTCAGCAAAATGCTGGCTGATGAGTTTGGAACAGCATCCAATATCAAATCTCGAGTTAACAGACTTTCAGTCCTAGGTGCAATTACGTCTGTTCAACATAGACTGAAATTGTACACTAAAG TGCCACCCAATGGTTTGGTAATTTACTGTGGTACTATAGTAACGGATGAaggcaaagaaaaaaaagttaacattGATTTTGAACCTTTCAAACCGATCAACACCTCTCTCTACTTGTGTGACAATAAGTTTCACACGGAGGCTCTCACCGCCCTATTGGCAGATGACAACAAGTTTGGTTTTATTGTAATGGATGGTAATGGAGCTTTATTCGGGACACTGCAAGGAAATACCAGGGAGGTGTTGCACAAATTTACTGTCGATTTGCCGAAAAAGCACGGCAGAGGTGGTCAATCGGCACTGCGTTTCGCCCGTTTGCGTATGGAAAAGCGCCACAATTACGTGAGAAAAGTGGCGGAGGTAGCGACTCAGCTCTTCATCACCAACGATAAGCCGAATATTGCCGGATTGATTCTGGCCGGTAGTGCCGATTTCAAGACTGAACTTAGTCAATCTGATATGTTTGATCCT AGATTACAAGCTAAAGTAATCAAATTAGTTGATGTTTCTTATGGGGGCGAGAACGGATTTAATCAGGCCATAGAACTAGCAGCAGAATCCttacaaaatgttaaatttattcaagagAAAAAACTAATTGGAAG atatttcgATGAAATTAGTCAAGACACTGGAAAATACTGTTTTGGAGTGGAGGATACTTTACGGGGCCTCGAATTGGGTGCCGTTGAAACTTTAATCTGTTGGGAAAATCTTGATATTCAGAGATATGTTCTCAAGAACCATACGACGGGGACTGAGACGGTCCTGCATTTGACTCCTGAACAGGAAAAAGACAAGAGCCATTTTACGGATAAAGAG AGCGGGGTCGAATTGGAGCTCGTAGAGTGTCAACCGTTGCTCGAATGGCTAGcgaataattacaaaaactttGGAGCTACTCTAGAAATAATTACCGATAAATCTCAGGAGGGTTCTCAATTCGTCAGAGGATTTGGTGGTATTGGAG GCATTCTTCGCTATAAAGTTGACTTTCAGTCGCTACAGGCTGAGGAGCCTCTAGACGACTTTGATTTGGATGACTATTAA
- the LOC136345851 gene encoding toll-interacting protein-like, whose product MASAVSDKIKDRRNRVLLGPLPEDFLRINISPQEQQEAADRQAAIALQQQYTVGINQIPNPAGKLSITIIQAKLTKNYGMTRMDPYCRIRVGHLTYETPTDPNGGKNPRWNKVIYCLIPQGIQSLTIEIFDERSFTMDELVAWTQVVIPPKVLAGNTQEDWYPLSGKQGDGMEGMINLVITYNVGGQYFYQPYNPVVVPRVDAGGVKSLRVHTAPPEAGDPAVQSTPVLNENDLKQIEEMFPNMEKDVIKTVFEANRGNKDTTINSLLQMSD is encoded by the exons ATGGCTTCAGCTGTTTCAGACAAAATTAAAGATCGCAGAAACAGG GTGCTGCTAGGGCCTCTACCTGAGGACTTTTTACGCATCAATATTTCCCCTCAGGAACAGCAAGAAGCTGCAGATCGTCAAGCAGCTATTGCATTGCAACAACAGTATACTGTAG gGATTAATCAGATTCCAAACCCAGCAGGAAAGCTTAGCATAACAATTATACAagcaaaattaacaaaaaactatGGTATGACTCGCATGGATCCATATTGTAGAATTAGGGTTGGCCATTTAACATATGAAACTCCAACTGATCCCAATGGGGGAAAGAATCCTAGATGgaataaagttatttattg TCTTATTCCCCAAGGAATACAATCATTgactattgaaatatttgatgaACGGTCGTTCACAATGGATGAACTTGTTGCTTGGACTCAAGTGGTTATTCCACCAAAAGTGCTTGCAGGAAACACACAGGAGGACTGGTATCCTCTCAGTGGAAAGCAAGGAGATGGCATGGAAGGGATGATAAATCTGGTTATTACTTACAAT gtggGAGGTCAATACTTTTATCAGCCCTACAATCCAGTGGTAGTTCCAAGAGTTGATGCTGGGGGTGTAAAATCTTTGAGAGTTCATACTGCTCCCCCTGAAGCAGGGGACCCAGCTGTTCAATCAACACCCGTCTTAAATGAGAATGATTTAAAACAG ATTGAAGAAATGTTTCCAAATATGGAAAAGGATGTAATAAAGACAGTTTTTGAGGCAAATAGAGGAAACAAAGACACAACCATAAATTCGCTCTTGCAAATGTCTGATTAA
- the eRF1 gene encoding eukaryotic peptide chain release factor subunit 1 isoform X1, whose product MSGEETSADRNVEIWKIKKLIKSLELARGNGTSMISLIIPPKDQISRVSKMLADEFGTASNIKSRVNRLSVLGAITSVQHRLKLYTKVPPNGLVIYCGTIVTDEGKEKKVNIDFEPFKPINTSLYLCDNKFHTEALTALLADDNKFGFIVMDGNGALFGTLQGNTREVLHKFTVDLPKKHGRGGQSALRFARLRMEKRHNYVRKVAEVATQLFITNDKPNIAGLILAGSADFKTELSQSDMFDPRLQAKVIKLVDVSYGGENGFNQAIELAAESLQNVKFIQEKKLIGRYFDEISQDTGKYCFGVEDTLRGLELGAVETLICWENLDIQRYVLKNHTTGTETVLHLTPEQEKDKSHFTDKESGVELELVECQPLLEWLANNYKNFGATLEIITDKSQEGSQFVRGFGGIGGLLRYKVDFQSLQLEELDCEEFDLDDY is encoded by the exons ATGTCTGGTGAAGAGACATCAGCAGACCGCAACGTAGAAATATGGAAGATCAAGAAACTAATCAAAAGTTTGGAATTGGCAAGGGG aaatGGAACCAGTATGATTTCCCTTATAATACCCCCAAAGGATCAAATATCTAGAGTCAGCAAAATGCTGGCTGATGAGTTTGGAACAGCATCCAATATCAAATCTCGAGTTAACAGACTTTCAGTCCTAGGTGCAATTACGTCTGTTCAACATAGACTGAAATTGTACACTAAAG TGCCACCCAATGGTTTGGTAATTTACTGTGGTACTATAGTAACGGATGAaggcaaagaaaaaaaagttaacattGATTTTGAACCTTTCAAACCGATCAACACCTCTCTCTACTTGTGTGACAATAAGTTTCACACGGAGGCTCTCACCGCCCTATTGGCAGATGACAACAAGTTTGGTTTTATTGTAATGGATGGTAATGGAGCTTTATTCGGGACACTGCAAGGAAATACCAGGGAGGTGTTGCACAAATTTACTGTCGATTTGCCGAAAAAGCACGGCAGAGGTGGTCAATCGGCACTGCGTTTCGCCCGTTTGCGTATGGAAAAGCGCCACAATTACGTGAGAAAAGTGGCGGAGGTAGCGACTCAGCTCTTCATCACCAACGATAAGCCGAATATTGCCGGATTGATTCTGGCCGGTAGTGCCGATTTCAAGACTGAACTTAGTCAATCTGATATGTTTGATCCT AGATTACAAGCTAAAGTAATCAAATTAGTTGATGTTTCTTATGGGGGCGAGAACGGATTTAATCAGGCCATAGAACTAGCAGCAGAATCCttacaaaatgttaaatttattcaagagAAAAAACTAATTGGAAG atatttcgATGAAATTAGTCAAGACACTGGAAAATACTGTTTTGGAGTGGAGGATACTTTACGGGGCCTCGAATTGGGTGCCGTTGAAACTTTAATCTGTTGGGAAAATCTTGATATTCAGAGATATGTTCTCAAGAACCATACGACGGGGACTGAGACGGTCCTGCATTTGACTCCTGAACAGGAAAAAGACAAGAGCCATTTTACGGATAAAGAG AGCGGGGTCGAATTGGAGCTCGTAGAGTGTCAACCGTTGCTCGAATGGCTAGcgaataattacaaaaactttGGAGCTACTCTAGAAATAATTACCGATAAATCTCAGGAGGGTTCTCAATTCGTCAGAGGATTTGGTGGTATTGGAG GTTTATTACGATACAAAGTGGATTTCCAGAGTCTTCAGTTGGAAGAATTGGATTGCGAAGAATTTGATTTAGACgactattaa
- the Top3beta gene encoding DNA topoisomerase 3-beta-1 isoform X1 — protein MKSVFMVAEKPSLAASLANILSNGKHSSRKGFNGACSVHEWKGSFMGSPASFKMTSVCGHVLGVDFISKYNNWDRVDPVELFSCPIEKKETTPKLKMPAFLAAESKSCENLVLWLDCDKEGENICFEVMASVAKSMNGNVYSDSVTYRAKFSAITEKDINAAFNNLTKPNENEAKSVDARQELDLRIGCAFTRFQTKFFQGKYGDLDATLISYGPCQTPTLGFCVQRHDEIQSFKPETYWVVQVSAVTKDNQDVPLEWERVRSFDKDVANMFLGLIKQETQGRVVSVVSKEKIKPRPIALNTVELMRVASSGLAMGPQHAMQIAERLYIQGYISYPRTETTKYPENFDLSGTLKQQANNPEWSKEVKAILEQGISRPKSGHDAGDHPPITPMKTATRNELDGDAWKLYDYITRHFIGTLAKDCRFLSTVIKIIINREVFYITGKTLIDPGYTDIMTWQAFGKNEIVPNFSENELIPIQNACLTEHQTAPPDYLTEAELITLMEKHGIGTDASIPVHINNISQRNYVTVTPGRKLKPTTLGIVLVHGYQKIDAELVLPTMRSAVEEQLNLIAAGKANFNAVLKHTMDVFKLKFQFFVKNIDGMDHLFEVSFSPLSASGKAHSRCGKCRRYLKYIQAKPARLHCPHCDETYSLPQNGTVKLFRELKCPLDDFELLCWTTGNKGRSFVFCPYCYNNPPFKDMKKGNGCNSCTHPTCAYSLNTNGVINCAECEYGILVLDPSSGPKWKLGCNRCDTIINLFDDAQKITILDENCDCGAQLVNVEYKSEKSKLPNRVTDMKGCVFCSAEFSKLVDRPKVAVVSRPPRPFRGGKAAGGRGGRGAGGGKGRGKPKDKMAQLAAYFV, from the exons atGAAGAGTGTGTTCATGGTTGCTGAGAAGCCTTCTCTTGCAGCTTCattagcaaatattttaagcaatGGTAAACATTCATCAAGAAAAG GTTTTAATGGAGCCTGTTCAGTACATGAATGGAAGGGTTCTTTTATGGGCTCCCCTGCAAGTTTCAAAATGACATCAGTTTGCGGTCATGTACTTGGAGTTGATTTCATTAGTAAATATAACAATTGGGACAGAGTTGATCCGGTAGAGCTCTTCTCTTGTcccattgaaaaaaaagagacAACACCCAAGCTAAAAATGCCAGCATTTCTAGCTGCAGAAAGCAAGAGTTGTGAAAATTTGGTACTTTGGCTTGATTGTGACAAAGAAG gTGAAAATATATGCTTTGAAGTGATGGCTTCTGTTGCCAAGAGTATGAATGGGAATGTATACTCAGATAGTGTAACATATAGGGCAAAGTTCTCAGCTATTACAGAGAAAGATATTAACGCAGCTTTTAATAATCTCA cCAAACCAAATGAAAACGAAGCCAAAAGTGTGGACGCACGTCAAGAACTAGACCTTCGCATTGGCTGCGCCTTTACCCGCTTTCAAACTAAATTCTTCCAAGGGAAATATGGCGATTTAGACGCCACTCTTATTTCTTATGGACCATGTCAAACACCCACTCTTGGTTTTTGTGTACAGCGACATGACGAAATTCAGTCTTTTAAACCTGAAACTTACTGGGTGGTTCAAGTTTCTGCAGTAACAAAGGATAATCAGGACGTTCCTTTAGAATGGGAAAGGGTTCGGAGCTTTGATAAAGATGTTGCAAATATGTTTTTGGGCTTAATCAAGCAGGAAACACAGGGAAG GGTTGTGAGCGTTGTAtcaaaagagaaaattaaacCTCGACCTATTGCTTTGAATACTGTAGAACTAATGAGAGTTGCCAGTTCTGGATTGGCAATGGGCCCTCAACATGCGATGCAAATAGCTGAAAGATTGTACATACAGGGATACATCAGTTATCCCCGTACTGAAACCACAAAATATCcggaaaatttcgatttgtc AGGTACCTTAAAACAACAGGCAAATAATCCAGAGTGGAGTAAAGAGGTTAAAGCGATTTTAGAACAGGGTATCAGCAGACCAAAATCTGGTCATGATGCAG GTGACCATCCACCTATAACTCCGATGAAAACTGCCACTAGAAATGAACTAGATGGTGACGCTTGGAAACTATACGACTACATAACACGACACTTTATTGGCACTTTGGCCAAAGATTGCCGGTTTCTAAGTACtgtaataaaaatcattatcaATAGGGAAGTATTTTATATTACCGGAAAAACTTTAATCGACCCCGGATATACTGACATCATGACTTGGCAA GCATTTGGTAAAAACGAAATTGTTCCAAACTTCTctgaaaatgaattaatacCAATACAAAATGCCTGTTTAACGGAACATCAAACAGCTCCTCCGGACTATTTAACTGAAGCAGAGCTTATAACATTGATGGAAAAACATGGAATTGGCACTGATGCGTCTATTCCCGttcatattaataatatatcgCAAAGGAATTATGTTACTGTTACTCCTGGCAGGAAATTAAAGCCCACGACTTTAGGCATCGTTTTAGTGCATGGTTATCAGAAG ATTGACGCAGAACTGGTTTTGCCTACTATGCGATCAGCAGTTGAGGAGCAACTGAATCTTATAGCTGCAGGAAAGGCCAACTTTAATGCGGTGCTAAAGCACACAATGgacgttttcaaattaaaatttcaattttttgttaaaaatatcgaCGGAATGGATCATCTCTTTGAAGTTTCATTTTCGCCTCTTAGCGCCTCAGGCAAGGCCCACTCTAG gTGTGGAAAATGTAGAAGATACCTGAAATATATCCAGGCTAAACCGGCAAGATTGCATTGTCCGCATTGCGACGAAACTTATAGTTTACCTCAAAACGGGACTGTAAAATTGTTCAGGGAACTGAAATGCCCTCTGGACGATTTTGAGCTGTTGTGCTGGACAACAGGCAATAAAGGAAGAAGCTTTGTTTTCTGTCCATATTGCTACAACAACCCTCCATTTAA AGATATGAAGAAGGGAAACGGATGTAATTCGTGTACCCATCCGACTTGTGCTTACAGTCTCAATACGAACGGAGTGATTAATTGTGCCGAATGTGAATATGGAATATTGGTTTTAGATCCCTCTTCTGGTCCCAAATGGAAGCTAGGTTGTAACAG ATGTGATacgataattaatttattcgaCGATGCCCAAAAAATCACGATCCTCGACGAAAACTGCGACTGCGGAGCGCAGCTCGTGAACGTCGAATACAAAagtgaaaaatcgaaattgcCCAATCGGGTCACCGATATGAAGGGATGTGTTTTCTGTAGCGCGGAATTTAGTAAGCTGGTCGATAGGCCTAAAGTGGCAGTTGTGAGCAGGCCTCCTCGCCCGTTTCG ggGTGGTAAAGCCGCCGGCGGCAGAGGGGGGCGGGGCGCTGGGGGTGGAAAAGGTAGGGGAAAACCCAAGGATAAAATGGCCCAACTGGCAGCTTATTTCGTTTAA
- the LOC136345846 gene encoding leucine-rich repeat-containing protein 15-like → MSVKTLSVETMACSTRLIIFWVIIGCVWGCELTFDNTTVTLVGAKDVKTVSGCFSLTDDFVRVSYIQIINENVPVLRRDAISGLPNVIDIIIDSSNVTELEGGCFWDLPKLYLIKLRHNNFSTVREGVFNKLNIKELCLTNNSIETIHPRAFNDMPNLTMLQLDQNRIGYWSGEWFVDSPKINVLNFEYNLISNFPTSALQHVNGVHYDSQVNLNISTHVHLNNNRIRYLSDGAFNGIEAFGWLFLHRNEIEEISESSLGSLRSVEWVRLEHNQLRCIPRKLVNISPKVLFYMSNNPFTDECKNWSEALKKNLSGENELI, encoded by the coding sequence ATGAGTGTCAAAACTCTTAGTGTAGAAACAATGGCCTGTTCGACGAGATTGATCATTTTCTGGGTGATAATCGGGTGCGTGTGGGGTTGCGAATTAACGTTCGACAATACCACCGTTACCCTAGTGGGTGCGAAGGACGTAAAAACCGTAAGTGGTTGTTTCTCGCTAACTGACGACTTTGTCAGGGTATCTTACATTCAAATAATCAACGAAAATGTTCCGGTATTGAGGAGAGATGCGATATCCGGTCTTCCCAACGTCATAGATATTATCATCGACAGCAGTAACGTTACCGAGTTGGAGGGCGGGTGTTTTTGGGATCTTCCCAAGTTATATTTGATAAAGCTGCGACACAATAACTTTAGTACCGTTAGGGAAGGGGTGTTCAACAAGTTGAACATCAAGGAACTGTGCCTTACAAATAACAGCATTGAAACTATTCATCCAAGGGCGTTCAACGACATGCCCAATTTGACCATGTTACAGCTCGATCAAAATAGAATCGGGTATTGGTCCGGGGAATGGTTTGTTGATAGTCCAAAAATCAACGTGCTTAATTTCGAATACAATTTGATTTCCAACTTCCCAACATCAGCTCTGCAACACGTCAATGGGGTCCATTATGATTCGCAGGTGAACTTAAACATATCAACGCACGTTCATTTAAACAATAACAGAATCAGATACCTTAGCGACGGAGCTTTCAATGGTATCGAGGCTTTTGGTTGGTTGTTTTTGCACCGCAACGAAATTGAGGAAATTAGTGAATCCAGCCTGGGATCGTTGAGATCTGTGGAGTGGGTGCGTCTGGAACATAATCAGCTGAGATGTATTCCACGGAAACTTGTGAATATATCGCCAAAAGTATTGTTCTACATGTCGAACAATCCTTTTACGGACGAGTGCAAGAATTGGTCCGAGGCTTTGAAAAAGAACTTGAGTGGAGAAAATGAACTAATTTAA
- the DCTN5-p25 gene encoding dynactin subunit 5: MELKDINYNKSEYVETASGNKVCRQTVLCGSQNIILQGKVIIQAEAIIRGDLANVRCGRYCIISNEAVLRPPYKKFSKGVAFFPLSIGDHVFIGERTLINAAQIGSYVHIGKNCVIGRRCILRDCCVIEDNTVLAPETVVPPFTRYAGSPGFQVGELPECQAELMVDYTRSYYQHFVPSRT; the protein is encoded by the exons ATGGAGCTTAAAGACATAAATTACAACAAGAGTGAATATGTTGAGACA GCCTCCGGTAACAAAGTTTGCAGACAAACTGTGTTATGTGGTTCACAGAACATCATTTTACAAGGCAAAGTGATAATTCAAGCTGAAGCCATTATTCGAGGAGATTTAGCAAATGTTAGATGTGGTCGATATTGTATTATTAGTAATGAGGCAGTGTTACGGCCTCCATATAAAAAGTTCAGCAAAGG TGTTGCCTTTTTTCCACTTTCAATTGGGGATCATGTGTTTATTGGGGAAAGAACTTTAATAAATGCGGCACAGATTGGAAGTTATGTGCATATAGGAAAAAATTGCGTAATT GGAAGGAGATGCATTTTACGAGATTGCTGTGTGATTGAGGATAACACGGTTTTGGCACCAGAAACAGTAGTTCCACCATTCACAAGATATGCAGGATCTCCTGGATTTCAAGTAGGAGAGTTGCCAGAATGTCAGGCAGAGCTGATGGTGGATTATACGCGAAGCTATTATCAACACTTTGTACCTTCAAGAAcctaa